In Uranotaenia lowii strain MFRU-FL chromosome 2, ASM2978415v1, whole genome shotgun sequence, one genomic interval encodes:
- the LOC129741029 gene encoding 1-phosphatidylinositol 4,5-bisphosphate phosphodiesterase epsilon-1-like, protein MRESFSSLPYGIINKIAEKETIPSQTFSFSSKFLFPADKDHKFESTNVNEYELRSKFGQLSITPKAVTLSSDQQTTIIITGKISNACESGNIKEILVDNDPLQNVVSDTNSPQGNTSNLPSTIVSAASSTALHNVGSATLVASAVTSVTSGSSAGGVSTNPATSSSAPSFGELEELQSILHFPEEVALRITDTEYQLFYQVTPNDFINDAIDELQNEFGTDFELQSSAINGTTCIPVGNNSTENSSSEKKESQNSPATLTSTGITISDINDNVGVSSTVKSCCYLSSLNNIKKRFEETSAWTNHFVLTQSTQEERRAAFACLLRVAISCWNIGNFNGAKEIIEGLKSIQTEHISQLTTDRSRNSVYDFLATVFDTSEYKNAVSRALDIPTCRTIPFYKNHIDEMKHYLRVIDQRTECENEKTDKYYLGELKPSASRDNTEFLQKLMRLELPLDYSTPATTPTTAILTSESAADPLVYEPEEVHAIDPFTTEIMFKCSPAMNTINTFVDHHQKLCGEVAPCFLDFLRSASNSPRQTKIPLYQPSNLQELEEDYEVEIGNYNPVQPLYFDHGVSIVPLSAKKNYNVDHHLLQILHHGTTAVLWEPEIPADRSTYVYLRLERSCASISWQRTSWRRVKSHYDYTFNQNPEESIPCRFASRFASANDIESQCQNLEEGMLDLVTVKDISMGSRNHEYDPEILAAGKRFGLTHVECCVSLLYGGSASENRILCILCPPMLCRTWYVGLYWMLRGFRRQHCLIDRSMLWLKELYIQLYFQEGVCAEPTVADAIKSFGGQLYLSSIKSSSGLHANDSTSELTASSSMPTTSKKDSNAKIRKKRSMANLLNQNNINSHSSPAIDYTLSDVEKIRTAERRKERNGSHDQLWQNMKNLRIGSVTHDTQLDFLSYVSLYRSFSVLTRPDLRDIFNQLAVVAVSRNAFNGEKSRSAPELSDVAVKRKIGLLTRNCSLDLDLSDTKHTRKKHFDAIAASSIAASNDYLQCSNKVITMATLKKFLETRQMEILGDEDVKSIIQRHEPEAMHRIENCMSFEGFARYMIDKDNYAFLSEIMPENSYMNLPLSQYYIASSHNTYLTGHQLKGESSVELYSQVLLTGARCVELDCWDGDDGTPVIYHGHTFTTKIPFRAVVEAINKSAFVQSAYPVILSIENHCSVAQQQRMANIFQSILGDKLVTNFLFDQDYTDEPHLPSPLSLKNKILLKNKKLIVEVPPTLTTGLTRQNTYKQSNLSSRASSIISNTSGSSLNEEYSDDEYEDDDDFDNIDEKTYHGNWGSIEDKSRHSLSHANISTPTRQRLEQQHVQLQQQQLIQQQQLQILQDDRSRKRSNQIARELSDLVIYIQAIKYRGLNPYSPHGSIRANPKQQLKASGSVVTVGSILKNSSGDTLSLPSSSHLSDSVSLNYDTSSISGSESHLSTTTRTRSIPNANHPCYQCASLNEASAKKLCRKDPSGLIAHTETQLMRTYPAGLRIDSSNFNPVFFWSFGFQMVALNYQTEDMPMHINKAMFEENNSCGYVRKPDVLWNRSHLMYRRFNPLEKEFDGLHVTQLVINVVSGQYLNQATCGSTIHIEIELLGIPIDCGRRKTKPVKHNLFNPVWNETFFFKIMFHDLAFLKFTLYESDNVVVAQRVISLKCFRPGYRHVRLRTPTNQPFHMASLFVYTRVEEEGLDRSYGEIDEQYLQQSRLATRKDMVEDSEPLLESKVPLLKRKTFFCTIYDAVPNNPFTILKITQECTTKDVLMMVLQKIHKQRADITNYILIEEVYTGWEKKDKRHPPTQRVLDLTEKPLQAQASWKGDGRFILKQIGNDPSSRAWVTSIRRSADARRASIATTTGGGETAGDKEPGTAADDPLALENVDNFLVCVYNVSHDIPYAILRVPIKSTAQDVLAQALLKARRIDNPNNFLLVEELNFNNKSNDTMQRILLDDENVYMTQANWKSIGRFVIHERNQLTPSTIRKTILPIEKISRGFSISRGSSSSSTSVHSTAAKSPIQVALSDPTTSRIKCRSADVTYHGTKSKPSRELGSAYQGSSGGRHKYSSEKDTSFSSTSSSSNATNNSNNRREVHSEGETLSDEESKDSDILSTMSRFKRMSIKKLKSWKS, encoded by the exons GTAACGCCAAACGATTTTATCAATGATGCAATTGATGAGTTACAAAACGAATTTGGAACAGACTTCGAGTTACAAAGCAGTGCCATCAATGGCACAACTTGTATCCCTGTGGGAAATAATTCAACAGAGAACAGTTCTAGTGAAAAGAAAGAATCGCAAAATTCTCCAGCAACTCTAACCTCGACAGGCATTACCATCAGTGATATTAATGATAACGTCGGAGTGTCGAGTACAGTGAAATCTTGTTGCTATTTATCATCACtgaacaacataaaaaaacgatttgaagAG ACTAGCGCGTGGACCAATCACTTTGTTCTGACGCAAAGCACACAAGAAGAAAGGAGAGCAGCTTTTGCATGTTTGTTACGTGTTGCAATATCGTGCTGGAACATCGGAAATTTTAATGGTGCTAAAGAAATAATAGAAGGTCTAAA ATCAATCCAAACAGAACACATCTCGCAGTTAACAACAGACCGAAGCAGAAATTCAGTTTATGACTTTCTAGCAACAGTTTTTGATACATCGGAATATAAAAATGCCGTTTCTCGAGCATTG gatatTCCAACATGTCGAACAATACCTTTTTACAAGAATCACATCGATGAAATGAAACATTATTTAAGAGTAATTGACCAAAGGACAGAGtgtgaaaatgagaaaactgaCAAGTATTATTTGGGTGAATTAAAGCCCTCAGCGTCTCGGGATAACACTGAATTTCTGCAAAAGTTGATGCGTTTGGAATTACCACTTGACTACTCCACGCCAGCCACAACTCCAACGACCGCCATTTTAACAAGTGAGTCGGCAGCGGATCCATTAGTATACGAACCTGAGGAAGTTCATGCAATTGATCCGTTCACAacagaaataatgtttaaatGTTCACCGGCTATGAACACCATTAATACATTTGTGGATCATCATCAGAAACTATGCGGAGAAGTGGCCCCttgttttctagattttctgcGATCTGCTTCTAACAGTCCACGACAAACCAAAATACCATTATACCAACCATCTAATTTACAAGAATTGGAAGAAGATTATGAAGTTGAAATTGGTAACTACAATCCGGTTCAGCCTTTGTACTTTGATCATGGCGTAAGCATTGTGCCATTGTCTGCTAAAAAGAATTACAACGTAGATCATCATCTTCTGCAG ATTCTCCATCACGGAACAACGGCAGTGCTATGGGAACCTGAGATTCCTGCTGATAGATCTACGTACGTTTATTTACGTTTAGAACGATCATGTGCAAGTATTTCGTGGCAACGCACGTCATGGCGAAGAGTTAAATCGCACTATG ACTACACATTTAATCAAAATCCAGAGGAAAGTATACCTTGTAGATTTGCGTCTCGTTTCGCATCTGCGAATGATATTGAGTcacaatgtcaaaatttggAGGAAGGCATGCTAGACTTGGTCACTGTAAAAGACATCTCGATGGGTTCAAGAAATCATGAATACGATCCTGAAATTTTGGCTGCTGGTAAACGGTTTGGACTAACGCACGTTGAGTGCTGTGTTTCGCTATTGTACGGAGGTTCTGCAAGCGAAAATAGAATATTATGTATTCTCTGCCCGCCTATGTTATGCCGTACGTGGTACGTTGGGCTTTACTGGATGCTTCGAGGATTCAGACGTCAGCATTGCCTGATAGATCGTTCAATGCTTTGGCTTAAAGAACTATACATACAGTTATACTTCCAAGAAGGTGTGTGTGCTGAACCAACTGTAGCGGATGCAATAAAATCTTTTGGAGGTCAACTTTATTTGTCTTCCATCAAATCTTCGTCCGGCTTGCATGCAAATGATTCAACCTCCGAACTAACAGCGTCTTCATCAATGCCGACGACAAGTAAAAAGGACTCAAATGCCAAAATACGAAAGAAAAGATCAATGGCCAATTTGCTCAATCAGAACAATATAAATAGCCACAGCAGTCCGGCAATTGATTACACTCTCAgcgatgttgaaaaaataagaacaGCCGAACGAAGAAAAGAACGAAATGGTTCTCATGATCAGCTTtggcaaaatatgaaaaatttacgaaTTGGATCTGTAACGCATGATACGCAACTGGACTTTCTCAGTTATGTATCGCTTTATCGATCATTCAG tgTTTTAACGAGGCCGGATCTACGTGACATTTTTAACCAACTAGCTGTAGTAGCTGTGAGTCGCAATGCGTTTAACGGAGAGAAAAGTAGAAGTGCGCCAGAGTTGTCAGATGTGGCTGTGAAACGAAAAATCG gTCTTTTAACTAGAAATTGTTCGTTAGATTTGGATCTATCGGATACGAAGCACACCAGAAAAAAGCATTTTGATGCTATTGCAGCATCGAGCATTGCGGCAAGTAATGATTATCTCCAATGTAGTAACAAAGTAATAACAATGGCAACACTAAAAAAATTCCTGGAAACACGCCAGATGGAAATATTAGGCGACGAAGATGTCAAATCTATAATTCAA CGTCATGAACCTGAGGCAATGCATCGCATTGAAAACTGCATGAGCTTTGAAGGGTTTGCACGATATATGATAGACAAGGATAATTATGCGTTCCTTAGCGAAATTATGCCAGAAAATTCTTATATGAATCTTCCGCTTTCGCAGTATTACATAGCTTCTTCTCATAATACATACCTTACCGGACACCAACTAAAAGGAGAAAGTTCGGTAGAATTGTACAGCCAAGTGCTACTGACAG gAGCACGATGTGTTGAATTAGACTGTTGGGATGGAGACGATGGCACACCTGTTATTTACCATGGCCATACTTTTACTACGAAGATACCTTTTAGAGCAGTGGTTGAAGCAATAAATAAATCTGCCTTTGTGCAGTCCGCCTATCCTGTAATTTTGTCCATCGAAAATCATTGCTCTGTAGCACAACAACAAAGAATGGCAAATATTTTCCAG TCCATCCTTGGTGACAAGTTAGTAACCAACTTTTTATTCGATCAAGATTACACTGATGAACCCCATTTGCCTTCTCCGCTTtcgcttaaaaataaaatactcttaaaaaataaaaaactaatagTAGAGGTTCCTCCCACGCTAACTACCGGACTGAC GCGCCAAAACACCTATAAGCAATCGAATTTATCCAGTAGAGCAAGTTCAATTATTTCCAATACAAGTGGCAGCTCCTTGAATGAAGAATACAGTGATGATGAatatgaagatgatgatgattttgacaatattgatg AAAAAACATATCACGGAAACTGGGGATCAATAGAGGATAAGTCCAGACATAGTTTGTCTCATGCAAACATCTCAACACCAACGAGACAACGTCTTGAACAACAACATGTCCAATTGCAGCAACAACAACTAATTCAACAACAACAGCTTCAAATTCTACAGGACGATAGATCTCGTAAACGCAGTAACCAAATAGCACGAGAACTGTCCGACTTGGTGATCTACATTCAAGCTATCAAGTATCGAGGGCTGAATCCATATAGTCCTCATGGTTCCATACGTGCCAACCCTAAACAGCAACTAAAAGCAAGTGGAAGTGTAGTTACTGTAGgtagcattttaaaaaatagttctGGTGACACCTTAAGCCTGCCGTCGTCTAGCCATTTATCCGACAGCGTTTCGTTGAACTATGATACCTCGAGTATCAGCGGCAGCGAAAGCCATCTTTCAACAACTACTCGCACTAGAAGCATCCCGAATGCAAATCACCCTTGCTATCAGTGTGCTTCATTGAATGAAGCCAGCGCTAAGAAGTTATGTCGCAAAGATCCTTCCGGGTTGATAGCTCATACAGAAACTCAACTGATGCGTACATATCCGGCTGGCCTACGGATAGATTCATCTAACTTCAATCCCGtatttttttggtcatttggTTTTCAGATGGTAGCGTTAAACTACCAAACCGAAGACATGCCGATGCACATTAATAAGGCGatgtttgaagaaaacaatAGTTGTGGTTATGTACGTAAGCCTGATGTTCTCTGGAATCGATCTCACTTGATGTATCGGCGGTTTAATCCATTGGAAAAAGAATTTGATGGCCTCCACGTAACACAATTGGTGATAAACGTTGTTTCTGGACAATATTTAAACCAGGCAACTTGTGGTTCTACAATTCATATAGAAATTGAATTGTTGGGTATACCTATAGATTGTGGCAGAAGAAAAACAAAGCCAGTAAAACATAATCTATTTAATCCGGTCTGGAATGAAACATTCTTcttcaaaataatgtttcatgaTTTAGCATTTCTTAAATTTACGTTGTACGAGTCAGACAATGTGGTGGTTGCGCAAAGAGTGATATCTTTGAAATGTTTTAGGCCAGGTTATCGACATGTTCGTCTAAGAACTCCAACTAATCAGCCATTCCACATGGCGTCCCTTTTCGTATACACGCGTGTAGAGGAGGAAGGCTTGGACCGCTCGTATGGTGAAATTGATGAACAGTATCTACAGCAGTCGCGTTTAGCAACCAGAAAAGATATGGTGGAAGATTCGGAGCCACTTTTGGAAAGTAAAGTACCTCTTCtaaaacgaaaaacatttttttgtactATATATGATGCAGTGCCGAATAATCCTTTTACTATTCTCAAAATTACACAAGAATGCACAACGAAAGATGTACTTATGATGGTGCTACAGAAAATACATAAACAAAGAGCGGATATTACAAATTATATACTGATAGAGGAAGTTTACACAGGCTGGGAGAAAAAGGATAAAAGACATCCACCAACTCAGCGTGTTCTGGACCTAACAGAAAAGCCACTTCAAGCTCAAGCTAGTTGGAAAGGCGACGGTCGATTCATATTGAAACAAATAGGAAATGATCCAAGCAGCAGAGCATGGGTGACATCTATCCGTCGAAGTGCGGATGCAAGGCGTGCCTCAATTGCGACTACAACGGGAGGAGGAGAAACCGCTGGCGATAAGGAACCTGGAACTGCTGCCGATGATCCTTTGGCGCTGGAGaatgttgacaattttctgGTGTGCGTGTACAATGTCTCTCATGACATACCGTACGCAATATTACGAGTACCTATCAAATCAACAGCACAAGACGTTTTGGCTCAGGCCTTATTAAAAGCACGCCGCATTGACAACCCCAATAATTTTTTACTAGTCGAAGAACTTAACTTTAACAACAAAAGCAATGACACAATGCAGCGAATTTTGTTGGATGATGAAAATGTTTACATGACACAGGCCAACTGGAAATCGATAGGTCGTTTTGTGATACATGAACGAAACCAACTAACTCCTTCAACGATTCGCAAAACGATCTTACCGATAGAGAAAATAAGTAGGGGATTCAGTATTAGTAGAGGCTCCTCGTCTTCTTCAACATCTGTCCATTCGACAGCAGCGAAATCACCAATCCAGGTGGCTCTCAGTGATCCCACTACATCAAGAATTAAATGTCGCTCAGCAGATGTTACATATCATGGTACGAAGTCCAAACCATCGCGCGAGCTAGGGTCCGCTTATCAGGGCTCTAGTGGAGGACGCCACAAGTATAGCTCCGAAAAAGATACTTCATTTTCGAGTACGAGTAGTAGCAGCAATGCGACCAACAACTCAAATAACCGTAGAGAAGTTCATTCCGAAGGCGAAACGCTAAGCGACGAAGAAAGCAAAGATAGTGATATTCTATCAACCATGTCGCGTTTCAAACGAATGTcgattaaaaaactaaaatcctGGAAATCATAA